Within Streptomyces albofaciens JCM 4342, the genomic segment CGCGAAGGTCGTCAAGCACGGCAACCGCGCCGCCTCGTCGGCCAGCGGCGCGTCCGACGTGCTGGAGAAGCTGGGCGTGAACCTCGACCTGACGCCGCGCCGGGTCGTCGAGGTGGCCGAGGAGGCCGGCATCACCTTCTGCTTCGCGGTGAAGTTCCACCCCTCGCTGCGGCACGTCGCCGCCGCACGGCGCGAGCTGGGCATCCGTACGACCTTCAACGTGCTGGGCCCGCTGACCAACCCGGCGAAGGTCCGCGCGCAGGCCACCGGCGTCGCCGACGCGCGGATGGCGCCGATCCTGGCCGGGGTGCTGGCCGAGCGCGGCTCCTCCGCGCTGGTCTTCCGGGGCGACGACGGGCTGGACGAGCTGACGACGACCGCCACCTCCAAGGTGTGGGTGGTGCGCGACGGCGCCGTACGGGAGGAGACCTTCGACCCGCGGGACGTGGGGATCGGCCTGGTGCCCGTGGAGGCGCTGCGCGGCGCCGACGCCTCGTACAACGCGGACGTGGCGCGCCGCCTGCTGGGCGGCGAGGAGGGGCCGGTGCGCGACGCGGTGCTGCTGAACTCGGCGGCGGCGCTGGTGGCGCTGGCGCCGACCGGGGCGCCGCTGGCCGAACAGATCGCGGCGGGCATCGAGCGGGCCGCCGAGGCCATCGACTCCGGCGCGGCCCGCCGGGCTCTGGAGCGGTGGGTGGCGGCCAGCAACGCCTGAGAAGCGTCTGAGACGGCGCTGAAGTGACGCGGGGCCCGGTCCGGGATGCGGACCGGGCCTTGCGCGCGTCCGATCGTGTGGCATGATGCTGCGCAGGTCACGAGTGACAGCGACTACGGCCCCGGCCCGCTGTCCGGCAACCCTCCGTCCGTGGCGGGGTGCCCCGGGTGATGACCAGGCCGCAGGCAGCGAGGTCTGCGGCAAGCGCGGATCCCTCGTGCCAGGGATCCTGGTCCTTGAGGGAGATCTCTCATGATGCAGCGAATGCGTTAGGGCCGTCCGGCCCGTTCCCGCACCCCCTTTTTCTTTCTCCACTGCCGGTGGGCCCCGCTTCTGCGTGCGTGCCCCGCAGTGAATTCGCCATGCCTTTACGGGAGTTCGCCATGCCTGTTTCCGCTGCCGCCACCGATGCCGCCGTCTGCGCCCCGCTGCCCGTGCTGGGGCGCGACGTCCTGGTCCCGCTCGTCACCGGCGGCGAGGTCGAGTACGCGGCGCTGGACATCGCCGCCAGCGCCCCGGCGTTGCAGCGGGTCTGGGACGACGTGGCCGCGTACGCCCCGTACTACGGCAGCGTGCACCGCGGCGCGGGCTACCTCTCGCAGCTGTCCACCGACCTGTTCGAGAACAGCCGGGCGGAGGTGGCCCGCTTCCTCGGGGCGCGGGAGGGGGACCAGGTGGTCTTCACCCGCTCCACCACCGACTCGCTCAACCTGCTGGCCGCGGCGCTGCCCGCGCGGACCCGGGTGTTCGTCTTCGAGACCGAGCACCACGCCTCGCTGCTGCCCTGGGAGCAGCGCGCGGACGTCGAGGTGACGTACCTGGACGCGCCGCGTACGCCGGGGCAGGCGGTGGACACGCTGGAGCGGGCGCTCGCGGAGCGCGAGCCGTACGCGAACGCCCTGGTGTGCGTGACGGGTGCGTCCAATGTGACCGGTGAGCTGTGGCCGGTACGGGAGCTGGCCGCAGCGGCGCACGCGCACGGCGCGCGGATCGTGCTGGACGCCGCCCAGCTCGCCCCGCACCACCCGGTCGACATCGCGGAACTGGACGTGGACTGGGTCGCCTTCTCCGGCCACAAGCTGTACGCGCCGTTCGGCGCCGGTGTGCTGGCCGGGCGCGCGGACTGGCTCCAGGAGGCGGAGCCGTACCTCGCGGGCGGCGGCGCCAGCCGTACGGTCGCCCGCCGGGGCGACGGCGGGGTGGACGTCGAGTGGCACACCACCGCCGCCCGCCACGAGGCCGGCTCGCCCAACGTCATCGGCGCCTACGCCGTCGCCGCCGCCTGCAAGGCCCTCACCGAGGCGGGCTTCGAGAACCTGGTCGCCCGGGAGCAGCACCTGGTCGAGCGGGTGCGGGCGGGCCTCGCCGAGGTGCCCGAGGTGACCGTGCTGTCGCTGTTCGGGGACGACGCGCCGCGGGTGGGGGTGCTCTCCTTCGTGGTCCGGGGCTGGAACAGCTCGCACTTCGCGGCGGCCCTCTCGGCGGAGTACGGGATCGGCGTGCGCGACGGGCTGTTCTGCGCGCACCCGCTCGTACGGACCCTGCTGGGCGCGCAGTCGCAGGCGCCCGGCGAGTGCGGTGCGCCGGAGGGCGCGCCGGAGGAGAAGAGCCTGAACGCCATCCGGGTGAGCTTCGGCGTCGGTACGCCCGACGAGCACGTGGACCGCTTCGTACGGGCGGTCAAGGAGCTGGT encodes:
- the trpD gene encoding anthranilate phosphoribosyltransferase — its product is MNVATPNGGDSVAAHTWPAVLDALLQGRDLSADDTAWAMDRIMRGEATDAQIAGFAVALRAKGETVAEISGLVRTMYAHANLIEVPGPSVDIVGTGGDGAKTVNISTMSSIVVAGAGAKVVKHGNRAASSASGASDVLEKLGVNLDLTPRRVVEVAEEAGITFCFAVKFHPSLRHVAAARRELGIRTTFNVLGPLTNPAKVRAQATGVADARMAPILAGVLAERGSSALVFRGDDGLDELTTTATSKVWVVRDGAVREETFDPRDVGIGLVPVEALRGADASYNADVARRLLGGEEGPVRDAVLLNSAAALVALAPTGAPLAEQIAAGIERAAEAIDSGAARRALERWVAASNA
- a CDS encoding aminotransferase class V-fold PLP-dependent enzyme, translated to MPVSAAATDAAVCAPLPVLGRDVLVPLVTGGEVEYAALDIAASAPALQRVWDDVAAYAPYYGSVHRGAGYLSQLSTDLFENSRAEVARFLGAREGDQVVFTRSTTDSLNLLAAALPARTRVFVFETEHHASLLPWEQRADVEVTYLDAPRTPGQAVDTLERALAEREPYANALVCVTGASNVTGELWPVRELAAAAHAHGARIVLDAAQLAPHHPVDIAELDVDWVAFSGHKLYAPFGAGVLAGRADWLQEAEPYLAGGGASRTVARRGDGGVDVEWHTTAARHEAGSPNVIGAYAVAAACKALTEAGFENLVAREQHLVERVRAGLAEVPEVTVLSLFGDDAPRVGVLSFVVRGWNSSHFAAALSAEYGIGVRDGLFCAHPLVRTLLGAQSQAPGECGAPEGAPEEKSLNAIRVSFGVGTPDEHVDRFVRAVKELVRDGARWSYRTEDGRCVPDTAAAA